Proteins encoded in a region of the Streptomyces akebiae genome:
- a CDS encoding ABC transporter permease, which yields MNSVLDVVLSSAFLAAVLRVATPYLLAAMGGLVAERAGISNIALEGQMLSAACTGALVAGYSGSVAAGALAGVTVAVLLGLLLAALRLELGADAIIAGIGLNLLASGATAYAVFTLLGDKGGTSGLKSGTLPTVTLPGIEDIPVVGDVLSGQNILTWLAFLAAPFVAWLFYRTRFGFHLRAVGEMPDAAASVGIAVRRVQYAGLALSGALAGLAGVFLSMGYVSFFVRDMTAGRGFIALAAVFLGGLRPWGVFLAALGFGAAEALAVQLGTLDVPPQLVSTIPYAMTLVALALYAWRRKRRGAGEVAPASL from the coding sequence ATGAACTCCGTCCTCGACGTCGTCCTCAGCAGCGCCTTCCTCGCGGCCGTGCTGCGCGTGGCGACCCCCTACCTGCTCGCCGCCATGGGCGGACTCGTCGCCGAACGCGCCGGCATCAGCAACATCGCCCTGGAGGGCCAGATGCTGAGCGCCGCCTGCACGGGCGCGCTCGTCGCCGGCTACAGCGGATCGGTCGCGGCCGGCGCCCTCGCCGGCGTGACGGTGGCCGTCCTCCTCGGCCTCCTCCTCGCCGCGCTCCGGCTCGAACTGGGCGCCGACGCGATCATCGCGGGCATCGGCCTCAACCTGCTCGCGTCCGGCGCCACCGCCTACGCCGTCTTCACCCTCCTCGGCGACAAGGGCGGCACGTCCGGCCTGAAGAGCGGAACGCTTCCCACGGTCACCCTGCCGGGCATCGAGGACATCCCGGTGGTGGGGGACGTGCTGAGCGGCCAGAACATCCTGACCTGGCTGGCCTTCCTCGCGGCCCCCTTCGTCGCCTGGCTCTTCTACCGCACCCGCTTCGGCTTCCACCTCCGCGCGGTCGGCGAGATGCCGGACGCCGCCGCCTCGGTCGGCATCGCGGTGCGGCGCGTCCAGTACGCCGGCCTCGCCCTCAGTGGCGCGCTGGCCGGCCTCGCCGGGGTGTTCCTCAGCATGGGGTACGTCTCCTTCTTCGTCCGGGACATGACCGCCGGCCGCGGCTTCATCGCCCTCGCCGCGGTCTTCCTCGGCGGCCTGCGCCCCTGGGGCGTCTTCCTCGCCGCCCTCGGCTTCGGCGCCGCCGAGGCCCTGGCGGTACAACTCGGCACCCTCGACGTACCACCGCAGCTGGTGTCGACCATCCCGTACGCCATGACGCTCGTCGCCCTCGCGCTGTACGCGTGGCGCAGGAAGCGGCGGGGCGCGGGCGAGGTGGCTCCGGCCTCGCTCTGA
- a CDS encoding ABC transporter permease, whose amino-acid sequence MTSTLIESEDRREYRTTRRRGLVVDLSMTLATILAALVIGFLVMLATGKDPVAAYEALLTGPLERSFRVGRWLEDATTLTLLGLSVAIPFRARQISLGAESQLYAGALAAATVAIFLPLPPVAAVIVPLVAAAAAGAGMGFVPGSMKARLGANEIVATLMLNAIVVRVYDYLVNGPLKESGSSAVHSERIQPDSALTPLSEWLGIPLGRANVGFLVMLLTAVALWLLITRTPLGYRIRMTGSNPHFAEYGGIRVPRAIEWSFVIGGAVAGLAGAHLVQGVYGRLEPGLAGSLAFEGIVVALLARNNPLVVVVAGLFYSYLRAGGDIMEQQTDVGTEIVVVIQAVIVLLVTAQALPDLLKRRLARRQADTSREQAGAAHGKAGTR is encoded by the coding sequence GTGACCAGCACCCTCATCGAGAGCGAGGACCGCAGGGAGTACCGGACCACCCGGCGCCGCGGCCTCGTCGTCGACCTCAGCATGACCCTGGCGACCATCCTGGCCGCCCTCGTCATCGGCTTCCTCGTGATGCTCGCCACCGGCAAGGACCCGGTCGCCGCCTACGAGGCCCTGCTCACCGGCCCGTTGGAACGCTCCTTCCGCGTCGGCCGCTGGCTGGAGGACGCGACCACGCTCACCCTGCTCGGTCTGTCGGTGGCCATTCCCTTCCGGGCCCGGCAGATCAGCCTGGGCGCCGAGAGCCAGCTGTACGCGGGCGCCCTGGCGGCGGCCACGGTCGCGATCTTCCTGCCGCTGCCGCCCGTCGCCGCCGTGATCGTCCCGCTGGTCGCCGCGGCGGCGGCAGGGGCCGGCATGGGCTTCGTACCCGGGTCGATGAAGGCACGGCTCGGCGCCAACGAGATCGTCGCGACGCTGATGCTCAACGCCATCGTCGTCCGCGTCTACGACTACCTGGTGAACGGCCCGTTGAAGGAGTCCGGCAGCAGCGCCGTCCACTCGGAGCGCATCCAGCCGGACTCAGCCCTCACCCCGCTCAGCGAATGGCTCGGCATTCCCCTCGGCCGCGCCAACGTCGGCTTCCTGGTGATGCTGCTCACCGCCGTCGCCCTGTGGCTGCTCATCACCCGCACCCCGCTCGGCTACCGCATCCGGATGACCGGATCCAATCCGCACTTCGCCGAGTACGGCGGCATCCGGGTGCCCCGCGCCATCGAGTGGAGCTTCGTCATCGGCGGGGCCGTCGCGGGCCTGGCCGGAGCACATCTCGTGCAGGGCGTGTACGGGCGCCTCGAACCCGGGCTCGCCGGGAGCCTCGCCTTCGAGGGGATCGTGGTGGCGCTGCTCGCCCGGAACAACCCGCTGGTCGTCGTGGTCGCCGGCCTCTTCTACTCCTACCTGCGTGCCGGGGGAGACATCATGGAACAGCAGACGGACGTGGGCACGGAGATCGTCGTCGTGATCCAGGCGGTCATCGTCCTGCTGGTCACCGCCCAGGCCCTCCCGGACCTCCTCAAACGCCGCCTCGCACGCAGGCAGGCCGACACCTCGCGAGAGCAGGCGGGCGCCGCGCACGGGAAGGCGGGCACCCGATGA
- a CDS encoding ABC transporter ATP-binding protein gives MNESWDPAGPAVATRAVTKTYANGVRAVRGVDLDVPAGEIRAVVGENGAGKSTLMKLFYGLEQPTSGEILIGGRPRVLRGPAAAIALGVGMVHQNLMLVPSFTVAQNVVLGVEPGRRGLVDAKAAVEATARLAEEAGLAVDPLARIDEVSVGMRQRAEILKALHRRARTLILDEPTAVLTPQETEDLFAAVRRLRDGGMTVLFISHKLREVREISDRVSVMRAGALVGTVATADTSERALAAMMVGREMSLDVDRAPARRAGTTLRVRDLGYAAPTGRSLHGLDFDVAAGEIVGVAGIEGNGQTELAEILAGLRRPSTGTVRVGDTDTAGLDVAGHRRAGIGYVPEDRLHDGAALDESIADNLVVDRHDRPPLARRGVLRPAAVRAHAERLVQDYAIRTPDPSVPVRALSGGNMQKVVVARELSAGPRLLIASQVTRGVDIGAMRFMYERLVAARDGGAAVLLISADLTELLALSDRLLVLRDGRLVGRFDDTRDLTEKRVGLYMLGVEHHARERLRTGLDDDGSGDSGKAAAS, from the coding sequence ATGAACGAGTCATGGGACCCGGCCGGGCCCGCCGTCGCCACCCGCGCGGTCACCAAGACCTACGCCAACGGCGTCCGCGCGGTCCGGGGCGTCGACCTCGACGTACCGGCCGGCGAGATCCGCGCGGTCGTCGGCGAGAACGGCGCCGGCAAGTCCACGCTGATGAAGCTGTTCTACGGTCTGGAGCAGCCCACGTCCGGCGAGATCCTGATCGGCGGTCGGCCCCGCGTCCTGCGCGGCCCGGCAGCCGCGATCGCGCTCGGCGTGGGCATGGTCCACCAGAACCTGATGCTGGTGCCGTCCTTCACCGTCGCCCAGAACGTCGTCCTCGGCGTCGAGCCCGGCCGACGGGGTCTGGTCGACGCCAAGGCGGCCGTCGAGGCCACCGCCCGGCTCGCCGAGGAGGCCGGCCTCGCCGTCGACCCACTGGCCCGCATCGACGAGGTCTCGGTCGGCATGCGCCAGCGCGCCGAGATCCTCAAGGCGCTCCACCGCCGCGCCCGGACCCTGATCCTGGACGAGCCCACCGCCGTCCTCACCCCCCAGGAGACGGAGGACCTCTTCGCCGCCGTGCGACGCCTGCGCGACGGCGGGATGACCGTGCTGTTCATCTCCCACAAGCTGCGCGAGGTGCGGGAGATCAGCGACCGGGTGAGCGTGATGCGGGCCGGCGCCCTCGTCGGGACCGTCGCCACCGCGGACACCTCCGAGCGCGCACTCGCCGCGATGATGGTCGGCCGCGAGATGTCCCTCGACGTGGACCGGGCCCCGGCCCGGCGCGCCGGGACCACGCTGCGGGTGCGGGACCTGGGATACGCCGCCCCGACCGGTCGGTCCCTGCACGGCCTCGACTTCGATGTCGCCGCCGGCGAGATCGTCGGCGTGGCCGGCATCGAGGGCAACGGGCAGACCGAACTCGCCGAGATCCTCGCCGGGTTGCGCCGGCCGAGCACGGGGACCGTACGGGTCGGCGACACCGACACCGCCGGGCTGGACGTCGCGGGACACCGCCGGGCCGGCATCGGGTACGTCCCCGAGGACCGCCTCCACGACGGGGCCGCGCTCGACGAGTCCATCGCCGACAACCTCGTCGTCGACCGGCACGACCGCCCGCCCCTCGCCCGCCGCGGCGTGCTGCGCCCGGCAGCCGTGCGCGCCCACGCCGAGCGACTCGTCCAGGACTACGCGATCCGCACCCCCGACCCGTCCGTCCCGGTGCGCGCACTGTCCGGCGGCAACATGCAGAAGGTCGTCGTCGCCCGCGAACTCTCGGCCGGACCGAGGCTTCTGATCGCCTCCCAGGTCACGCGCGGCGTGGACATCGGCGCCATGCGCTTCATGTACGAGCGGCTGGTCGCCGCCCGCGACGGGGGCGCCGCGGTCCTCCTCATCTCCGCCGACCTCACCGAACTCCTCGCCCTCTCCGACCGGTTGCTCGTCCTCAGGGACGGCCGGCTCGTCGGCCGCTTCGACGACACGAGGGACCTCACGGAGAAGCGGGTCGGCCTCTACATGCTCGGCGTCGAGCACCACGCACGGGAACGGTTGAGAACCGGGTTGGACGACGACGGTTCCGGCGACTCGGGGAAGGCGGCGGCCTCGTGA
- a CDS encoding BMP family lipoprotein produces MMRSYGPGAAVAVAGMLVLSACGGSGSDDSGAASSGKTRIKLVVNGGLGDKSFFDSAYEGLKRAESELDYELKVVELGQDRTKWEPGFEDAAAADDYDILAAGTFDVTDYIGELAPQYPDKKFWVFDSAVDYTGKNGCSNKCENVYSVTFKQNEGGYLAGFLAEKLVAEKALKGAESLNKVGVVGGVKIPVIEDFIVGFKAGFKAAGGKNSDVLTQYVGGDKPFGDPAKGKEISTAMYGQGAALVWPVAGLSGLGTFESAANAGRYTFGVDSDQYRTLTDNAQKNTVVTSILKNVGNALYQAAEDDKKDAVKYGAVESVGLAEDAVGYVDDTHFQEIVPEKIRTELQEAADRVKSGSLTVPSAF; encoded by the coding sequence ATGATGAGAAGTTACGGACCGGGAGCCGCTGTCGCGGTGGCGGGAATGCTCGTGCTGAGCGCGTGCGGGGGATCGGGCTCGGACGATTCCGGGGCCGCGTCCTCCGGAAAGACCCGGATCAAATTGGTGGTCAATGGCGGGCTCGGCGACAAGTCGTTCTTCGACTCCGCGTACGAGGGGCTGAAGCGTGCCGAGAGCGAGCTCGACTACGAGTTGAAGGTGGTGGAACTGGGGCAGGACCGAACCAAGTGGGAGCCGGGATTCGAGGACGCGGCGGCGGCCGACGACTACGACATCCTCGCGGCCGGCACCTTCGACGTCACCGACTACATCGGTGAACTCGCCCCGCAGTATCCGGACAAGAAGTTCTGGGTGTTCGACTCCGCTGTCGACTACACCGGCAAGAACGGCTGTTCCAACAAGTGCGAGAACGTCTACTCGGTGACGTTCAAGCAGAACGAGGGCGGATATCTGGCCGGATTCCTCGCCGAGAAGCTGGTCGCGGAGAAAGCCCTCAAGGGCGCCGAATCCCTGAACAAGGTCGGCGTCGTCGGAGGCGTGAAGATCCCCGTCATCGAGGACTTCATCGTCGGATTCAAGGCCGGATTCAAGGCGGCGGGCGGGAAGAACTCCGACGTCCTCACCCAGTACGTCGGGGGCGACAAGCCCTTCGGCGACCCCGCCAAGGGCAAGGAGATCTCCACCGCGATGTACGGGCAGGGCGCCGCCCTCGTCTGGCCGGTCGCCGGGCTCTCCGGACTCGGCACCTTCGAGTCGGCCGCGAACGCCGGCCGCTACACCTTCGGCGTCGACTCCGACCAGTACCGGACCCTCACCGACAACGCCCAGAAGAACACCGTCGTCACCTCGATCCTCAAGAACGTCGGCAACGCCCTCTACCAGGCCGCCGAGGACGACAAGAAGGACGCCGTGAAGTACGGCGCGGTGGAGAGCGTCGGTCTCGCCGAGGACGCGGTCGGTTACGTCGACGACACCCACTTCCAGGAGATCGTGCCGGAGAAGATCCGCACCGAGCTGCAGGAGGCGGCCGACCGCGTGAAGTCCGGTTCCCTCACGGTCCCCAGCGCCTTCTGA
- a CDS encoding purine-nucleoside phosphorylase, which translates to MTAAEAAAEPVGDPGALGDPGAVGTPATVGTSATVGTSATVGTPHISAAPGDFAPLVLMPGDPRRARRIAETVLEDARLVTEVRGVLGYTGTYRGVPMSVLASGMGIPSVSIYATELFRHYGVRRIVRVGTAGALSTSVALRDVVIASAAHTDSSVSRLLVDGVTLSLAASYRSLRAAVDAAGTVEREDRHGPDAPRGRAGSGGGSGGGSGGSERPAVHIGPVFSSDHFYLDRPAVLDALERRGTLAVEMEAAGLYAVAAAEGGEALAVLTVSDHVRTGEALSAADRETGFDRAVRIAAAALLPDG; encoded by the coding sequence GTGACGGCCGCCGAGGCCGCAGCGGAACCCGTCGGCGATCCCGGGGCCCTCGGCGATCCCGGGGCCGTCGGCACTCCCGCGACCGTCGGTACGTCCGCGACCGTCGGTACGTCCGCGACCGTCGGCACCCCCCACATCTCCGCCGCCCCGGGCGACTTCGCGCCGCTCGTGCTGATGCCCGGTGACCCGCGGCGGGCCCGGCGGATCGCCGAGACGGTGCTCGAGGACGCGCGGCTCGTCACCGAGGTGCGCGGCGTCCTCGGCTACACCGGCACGTACAGGGGCGTGCCGATGTCGGTGCTCGCCTCCGGCATGGGCATCCCGTCGGTGTCGATCTACGCGACGGAGTTGTTCCGGCACTACGGGGTCCGGCGGATCGTCCGGGTCGGCACGGCGGGCGCGCTGTCCACCTCGGTCGCCCTCCGGGACGTCGTCATCGCCTCCGCCGCGCACACCGACTCCAGCGTCAGCCGCCTCCTGGTGGACGGCGTGACCCTGTCCCTCGCCGCGTCCTACCGGTCGTTGCGCGCGGCCGTCGACGCGGCGGGCACCGTCGAACGGGAGGACCGGCACGGCCCGGACGCACCGCGAGGACGGGCCGGCTCCGGCGGCGGCTCCGGTGGCGGCTCCGGCGGCTCGGAACGCCCGGCCGTGCACATCGGCCCGGTGTTCTCCAGCGACCACTTCTACCTGGACCGGCCCGCGGTCCTCGACGCCCTCGAACGCCGGGGCACCCTCGCCGTCGAGATGGAGGCGGCCGGGCTGTACGCCGTGGCCGCGGCGGAGGGCGGCGAGGCGCTCGCCGTACTGACCGTGTCGGACCACGTCCGCACCGGCGAGGCCCTGTCCGCCGCGGACCGGGAGACCGGTTTCGACCGGGCCGTTCGCATCGCCGCGGCCGCACTGCTGCCCGACGGCTGA
- a CDS encoding glutamine amidotransferase, with the protein MPRVLVVGESWFTYTVHQKGFDAFHTAEYTEGGGVFLDALRSRGHEVTYVPAHEIPTRVPDTPDGLDVFDVVVISDVGANSFQLPPETFNRSEPAPDRSELVRDFVERGGGVLMIGGYLTFSGIDARARWGRTPLAAALPVTMLDRDDRVELTAGAVPEVVGPHPVVSGLDRTWPALLGLNEVAVRPDAALLAECAGHPLLVVGGHGSGRSAAFTSDVAPHWAPPPFLEWDGYPELWDRLVRWLAGEEL; encoded by the coding sequence ATGCCAAGAGTCCTCGTCGTCGGCGAGTCCTGGTTCACGTACACCGTCCATCAGAAGGGCTTCGACGCCTTCCACACCGCCGAGTACACCGAGGGCGGTGGCGTCTTCCTCGACGCGCTGCGCTCACGCGGTCACGAGGTGACGTACGTGCCCGCGCACGAGATACCCACCCGGGTCCCGGACACCCCCGACGGCCTCGACGTGTTCGACGTCGTGGTCATCAGCGATGTCGGCGCGAACAGCTTCCAACTGCCGCCGGAGACCTTCAACCGGTCCGAGCCCGCGCCCGACCGCTCGGAGCTGGTGCGGGACTTCGTCGAGCGTGGCGGAGGTGTGCTGATGATCGGCGGCTATCTGACCTTCAGCGGCATCGACGCCCGTGCACGCTGGGGGCGTACGCCACTGGCCGCCGCCCTGCCGGTGACGATGCTCGACCGCGACGACCGGGTGGAGCTGACGGCCGGGGCCGTCCCCGAGGTGGTGGGCCCGCACCCGGTCGTCTCCGGACTCGACCGGACCTGGCCCGCGCTCCTCGGCCTCAACGAGGTCGCCGTACGACCGGACGCCGCGCTGCTCGCCGAGTGCGCCGGACATCCGCTGCTGGTGGTCGGCGGCCACGGAAGCGGCCGCTCGGCCGCCTTCACCTCCGACGTCGCGCCGCACTGGGCCCCGCCCCCGTTCCTGGAATGGGACGGCTACCCCGAACTGTGGGACCGCCTCGTCCGCTGGCTCGCGGGGGAGGAGCTGTGA
- a CDS encoding LacI family DNA-binding transcriptional regulator, translating into MTRDTAHDRSAVRRAASIKDVAAAAGVSPTTVSHVLSGNRPVNEQTAARVRSVVNRLGYVPASLARSLQAGATSVIGLLIPDISNTFFAELAKGAEDAAHDLGYGLILCNTEFDADREDRYLGMIRSRFIDGMVYASGSPPSRRRLEALMGKFPIALADEEVEGLSGALIASADHEAGGRLVGEHLRALGHRRALMLTGPRDLRSGAARAHGFRQAFHGDVVERTGDFKEESGHRLVVELLDDGGLADRTAVFAANDLMAFGALAALREAGLSVPEDVSVVGFDDIRAASLINPPLTTVHQPAYDVGRTATAQLLQYVSRGEVPPASRHTLPVELKVRGSTAPPAAR; encoded by the coding sequence ATGACCCGTGACACCGCCCATGACCGGTCCGCCGTGCGCCGGGCCGCCTCCATCAAGGACGTGGCCGCGGCGGCCGGGGTCAGCCCCACCACCGTCTCGCACGTGCTGAGCGGGAACCGTCCCGTCAACGAACAGACCGCCGCCCGGGTGCGGAGCGTCGTCAACCGGCTGGGGTACGTGCCGGCGTCGCTGGCCCGCAGCCTCCAGGCCGGTGCCACCTCCGTGATCGGCCTGCTGATCCCGGACATCAGCAACACCTTCTTCGCCGAGCTGGCCAAGGGCGCCGAGGACGCCGCCCACGACCTCGGGTACGGGCTGATCCTGTGCAACACCGAGTTCGACGCCGACCGCGAGGACCGCTACCTCGGCATGATCCGCAGCCGGTTCATCGACGGCATGGTGTACGCCTCCGGGTCGCCCCCGTCCCGGCGGCGGCTGGAGGCGCTGATGGGCAAGTTCCCCATCGCGCTCGCCGACGAGGAGGTGGAGGGCCTGAGCGGGGCGCTCATCGCCAGCGCCGACCACGAGGCGGGCGGGCGGCTGGTCGGCGAGCATCTGCGGGCGCTCGGCCACCGCCGGGCCCTGATGCTGACCGGCCCACGCGACCTGCGAAGCGGGGCGGCCCGCGCGCACGGCTTCCGCCAGGCCTTCCACGGCGATGTCGTCGAGCGGACGGGTGACTTCAAGGAGGAGTCCGGACACCGCCTCGTCGTCGAACTGCTCGACGACGGCGGGCTCGCGGACCGCACCGCCGTGTTCGCGGCCAACGACCTGATGGCGTTCGGCGCGCTCGCCGCGCTGCGGGAGGCCGGGCTGTCCGTGCCGGAGGACGTCTCCGTCGTCGGCTTTGACGACATCCGGGCCGCCTCGCTGATCAACCCGCCGCTGACCACCGTCCACCAGCCCGCCTACGACGTCGGGCGCACGGCCACCGCGCAACTCCTCCAGTACGTCTCCCGGGGCGAGGTCCCGCCCGCGTCCCGGCACACCCTCCCCGTGGAGCTGAAGGTGCGGGGGAGCACGGCGCCGCCCGCCGCCCGCTGA
- a CDS encoding amidohydrolase, whose protein sequence is MSDGTPPSVTRRRLLVRGCDVLRVPVEGECEVLPGRDIVVADGVIVDVRPTEAQRPLEPGTEVVDGRGMLALPGLVNAHTHSPMVLMRGAAEDVTVEGWFNDRVWPMESNLTADDVRAGALLACAEMIRSGVTTFADHYFFPDRIAEAVAETGLRADIAPTYFSSGGASALEAGVAFAEAWHGGSDGRVTVSLGPHAPYTVDDQDLRTLADHARRLGVRMHIHAAEHLEQTESSLERRGITPVRVLHDTGVLDAGALIAHGCGIVEGDLPLLAEYADRTAVACCPKVYLKHALSPLTPVRDLLGAGITVAVGTDGAAGHNTLDVWEALRLVALTQKQAVRDATWMTVSDTLRTAVRGGARALGLHDRIGALEPGMRADIVLTDLSGPHCRPLHDARAALVYSARASDVRTVVVDGRVLMRDGRLLTVDEPALLAEADARVARILDTSHGRAVQHYDP, encoded by the coding sequence ATGAGCGACGGAACGCCCCCTTCCGTCACCCGCCGCCGCCTCCTGGTGCGTGGCTGTGACGTGCTGCGCGTCCCGGTGGAGGGCGAGTGCGAGGTCCTGCCCGGGCGGGACATCGTGGTGGCGGACGGCGTCATCGTGGACGTACGGCCGACGGAGGCGCAGCGGCCGCTGGAGCCGGGCACGGAGGTCGTCGACGGGCGGGGGATGCTGGCCCTGCCCGGGTTGGTGAACGCGCACACGCACAGCCCGATGGTGCTGATGCGGGGCGCGGCCGAGGACGTCACGGTCGAGGGGTGGTTCAACGACCGCGTGTGGCCGATGGAGTCCAATCTGACCGCCGACGACGTGCGGGCCGGTGCGCTGCTGGCCTGTGCGGAGATGATCCGGTCGGGCGTCACCACCTTCGCGGACCACTACTTCTTCCCCGACCGCATCGCCGAGGCGGTGGCCGAGACCGGGCTGCGGGCCGACATCGCGCCCACCTACTTCAGCAGCGGTGGCGCGTCGGCGCTGGAGGCCGGCGTCGCGTTCGCCGAGGCCTGGCACGGCGGGTCCGACGGCCGGGTGACCGTCTCGCTCGGGCCGCACGCGCCGTACACCGTCGACGACCAGGACCTGCGGACCCTGGCCGACCACGCCCGGCGGCTCGGGGTGCGGATGCACATCCACGCCGCCGAGCACCTGGAGCAGACGGAGTCCAGCCTGGAGCGGCGTGGGATCACCCCCGTCCGGGTGCTGCACGACACCGGTGTCCTGGACGCGGGCGCCCTCATCGCGCACGGGTGCGGGATCGTCGAAGGGGATCTGCCGCTGCTGGCCGAGTACGCGGACAGGACCGCCGTGGCCTGCTGCCCCAAGGTGTATCTCAAGCACGCGCTGTCCCCGCTGACGCCGGTCCGCGACCTGCTGGGCGCCGGGATCACGGTGGCCGTCGGCACGGACGGGGCCGCCGGGCACAACACCCTCGACGTGTGGGAGGCGCTCCGGCTGGTGGCGCTCACGCAGAAGCAGGCGGTGCGGGACGCGACCTGGATGACGGTGTCCGACACCCTGCGGACGGCCGTGCGGGGCGGGGCCCGGGCCCTGGGGCTCCACGACCGGATCGGTGCGCTGGAGCCGGGCATGCGCGCCGACATCGTCCTCACCGACCTGTCCGGCCCACACTGCCGTCCACTGCACGACGCGCGTGCCGCGCTCGTCTACAGCGCCCGCGCCAGTGACGTCCGCACGGTGGTCGTCGACGGGCGGGTGCTGATGCGTGACGGACGGCTCCTCACCGTCGACGAGCCCGCGCTGCTCGCCGAGGCCGACGCGCGCGTGGCGCGGATCCTCGACACCTCCCACGGGAGGGCGGTGCAGCACTATGACCCGTGA
- a CDS encoding LLM class F420-dependent oxidoreductase, translating into MDLRIFTEPQQGATYDTLLTVAKATEDLGFDAFFRSDHYLRMGSSDGLPGPTDAWITLAGLARETKRIRLGTLMTAGTFRLPGVLAIQVAQIDQMSGGRVELGLGAGWFEEEHKAYGIPFPKEKFGRLEEQLAIVTGLWATEVGKTFSYEGTHYQLTDSPALPKPAQAKLPVLVGGHGAVRTPRLAARYADEFNMPFASIEDSEVQFGRVRKAAEEAGRKGDDLVYSNALVVCVGKDDAEVARRAAAIGREVDELKANGLAGSPAEVVDKLGRYQAIGSQRVYLQVLDLDDLDHLELISGQVQSQLS; encoded by the coding sequence ATGGATCTTCGCATCTTCACCGAGCCCCAGCAGGGGGCGACCTATGACACCCTCCTCACCGTCGCCAAGGCCACCGAGGACCTCGGCTTCGACGCCTTCTTCCGCTCCGACCACTACCTCCGCATGGGTTCGTCGGACGGCCTGCCGGGACCCACCGACGCCTGGATCACCCTGGCCGGACTCGCCCGCGAGACCAAGCGCATCCGCCTCGGCACCCTGATGACTGCAGGAACCTTCCGCCTGCCGGGTGTGCTCGCCATCCAGGTCGCGCAGATCGACCAGATGTCCGGCGGCCGTGTCGAACTCGGCCTGGGCGCGGGTTGGTTCGAGGAGGAGCACAAGGCGTACGGCATCCCGTTCCCCAAGGAGAAGTTCGGCCGCCTGGAGGAGCAGCTGGCCATCGTCACCGGCCTGTGGGCCACCGAGGTCGGCAAGACGTTCTCGTACGAGGGCACCCACTACCAGCTGACCGACTCGCCCGCGCTGCCCAAGCCCGCGCAGGCCAAGCTGCCCGTCCTCGTCGGCGGCCACGGCGCGGTCCGCACCCCGCGGCTCGCCGCGCGGTACGCCGACGAGTTCAACATGCCGTTCGCGTCGATCGAGGACAGCGAGGTCCAGTTCGGCCGGGTCCGCAAGGCCGCCGAGGAGGCCGGCCGCAAGGGCGACGACCTCGTGTACTCGAACGCCCTGGTCGTCTGTGTGGGCAAGGACGACGCCGAGGTCGCCCGGCGCGCCGCCGCGATCGGCCGTGAGGTCGACGAGCTCAAGGCCAACGGCCTCGCCGGCTCCCCGGCCGAGGTCGTCGACAAGCTCGGCCGCTACCAGGCCATCGGCTCCCAGCGCGTCTACCTCCAGGTCCTCGACCTCGACGACCTGGACCACCTGGAGCTGATCTCCGGCCAGGTGCAGTCCCAGCTGTCGTAG
- a CDS encoding DUF6099 family protein, producing MDAVRLIFASRRALAGSVEGPQIMAEAWQSYALAQAIGSRLAVSGPPELRGEALGLTELAGSGCGILGAPPLGVGDLRAAQLTELGDAHESLLRLGGLLGEVGIALVGLASGADDEATYWQCMEAIDAADEARDRVLEMLRRLAVRDQVLSERDAAAG from the coding sequence ATGGATGCGGTGCGGCTCATCTTCGCGAGCAGGCGCGCTCTGGCGGGCAGCGTCGAGGGACCTCAGATCATGGCGGAGGCGTGGCAGTCCTATGCCCTCGCCCAGGCGATCGGGAGCCGCCTCGCGGTTTCGGGACCTCCCGAACTGCGCGGTGAGGCACTGGGGTTGACCGAGCTGGCCGGCAGCGGCTGCGGCATACTCGGCGCCCCGCCGCTCGGCGTGGGCGATTTACGCGCCGCCCAGCTCACCGAGTTGGGCGACGCCCACGAGTCGCTGCTGCGGCTCGGGGGCCTGCTGGGCGAGGTCGGCATCGCGCTCGTGGGTCTGGCGAGCGGAGCGGACGACGAGGCGACGTACTGGCAGTGCATGGAGGCGATCGACGCGGCGGACGAGGCGCGGGACCGGGTGCTGGAAATGCTGCGGCGCCTGGCCGTGAGAGACCAGGTGCTGTCGGAGAGAGACGCGGCGGCGGGGTGA
- a CDS encoding nucleotide pyrophosphohydrolase has product MAALQRRLAEFAAARDWQPYHTPKNLVSALSVEASELVEIFQWLTPEESARVMSDPGTAHRVTDEVADVLAYLLQLCEVLGIDPLSALDAKIDRNERRFPAPGQP; this is encoded by the coding sequence GTGGCGGCACTGCAGCGGCGGCTCGCCGAGTTCGCCGCCGCCCGCGACTGGCAGCCGTACCACACGCCCAAGAACCTGGTCTCCGCGCTGAGCGTCGAGGCGTCCGAACTGGTCGAGATCTTCCAGTGGTTGACGCCGGAGGAGTCGGCGCGGGTGATGTCGGACCCCGGTACCGCCCACCGCGTCACGGACGAGGTCGCCGACGTGCTCGCCTATCTGCTCCAGCTCTGTGAGGTGTTGGGGATCGATCCGTTGTCAGCGCTGGATGCGAAGATCGACCGCAACGAACGGAGATTTCCGGCGCCGGGGCAACCCTGA